In Primulina huaijiensis isolate GDHJ02 chromosome 16, ASM1229523v2, whole genome shotgun sequence, a single genomic region encodes these proteins:
- the LOC140962103 gene encoding UPF0481 protein At3g47200-like encodes MQPGDETKVCTSISKKLDGLTTEKSKNFIFKLHSHLRNVNDKAYEPHILAIGPYHRDKNSVKMMEEHKFRYLKSLLECKEHNISVYVSAIGEMEQEARKCYAEPISLTAPEFTEMLVLDGCFIIELVRKYNMVHELTKKNDPIFGRAWMRASIRRDLMLFENQIPFFILCKLFDLIEVPNNHSRLMYLALKFMRKIFPGKGCRSNIEKSSNEIKHLLELIHISWRPLLTMLDIDDNTKDGQRTWRFINSATELRNANVKLKRSERGSLFDIRFENGYLLLPPLYIGDRTESFFRNLIAYEQYFGDAFNYVTDYVKFLDCLINSPADVEILCRHGIMDNWLGDGKVVSNMFIKLGDFVSCNGQNFIYSKIFECVNAYFERRRNRWMANLKQHHLNSPWAIMSILAAIILLLLTATQTVFSGLK; translated from the coding sequence ATGCAACCAGGTGACGAAACAAAGGTTTGCACAAGCATAAGTAAAAAACTTGATGGCCTTACCACCGAAAAgtcaaaaaattttattttcaagttaCATAGCCATCTACGAAATGTCAATGATAAGGCCTACGAACCGCATATTTTAGCAATTGGACCATATCATCGTGATAAAAATAGTGTAAAGATGATGGAGGAGCACAAGTTTCGGTATCTAAAGTCACTTCTTGAATGCAAAGAACATAATATATCGGTTTATGTCTCGGCTATTGGGGAAATGGAACAAGAGGCACGGAAATGTTATGCCGAACCTATTAGCCTTACTGCACCTGAGTTTACGGAAATGTTGGTATTAGACGGTTGTTTTATCATTGAATTAGTACGGAAGTATAACATGGTTCATGAGTTGACAAAAAAGAATGACCCCATATTCGGAAGGGCATGGATGAGAGCCAGCATTAGGCGGGATCTTATGTTGTTTGAGAACCAAATTCCATTCTTTATTCTGTGTAAGTTGTTTGACCTGATTGAGGTTCCAAACAACCATAGTAGGTTAATGTACCTCGCTTTAAAATTTATGCGCAAGATATTCCCTGGAAAAGGATGTAGATCGAACATAGAGAAAAGTTCAAATGAGATAAAGCATTTACTTGAGTTGATACATATCAGCTGGCGCCCTCTTTTAACTATGTTGGATATTGATGACAATACAAAGGATGGACAACGTACATGGCGATTTATAAACTCCGCAACAGAGCTTAGAAATGCCAATGTGAAGTTGAAAAGAAGCGAAAGGGGGTCGTTGTTCGATATCAGATTTGAAAATGGATATTTGCTGTTGCCCCCTCTGTATATTGGAGATAGAACCGAGTCTTTTTTCAGAAATCTCATTGCTTACGAGCAGTATTTTGGGGACGCTTTCAACTATGTGACAGATTATGTGAAGTTTCTTGATTGCTTGATCAATTCCCCGGCGGATGTTGAAATACTTTGTCGCCATGGGATTATGGACAATTGGCTGGGTGATGGTAAAGTGGTTTCCAACATGTTCATTAAACTCGGAGACTTTGTTTCTTGTAATGGACAAAATTTTATCTATTCGAAAATCTTTGAGTGCGTGAATGCCTACTTCGAGCGACGAAGAAATAGGTGGATGGCGAACTTGAAGCAACACCACTTGAATAGCCCTTGGGCTATTATGTCTATACTAGCTGCTATCATACTGCTGCTTCTCACTGCAACTCAAACGGTGTTCTCTGGACTCAAATAA
- the LOC140960975 gene encoding uncharacterized protein, which translates to MEGNVDHNIIGMKWERKPWWDPILYRCKVKIVREKLKAAQDRQMSWADLKRRPVEFNVGEKAYVKVSPMRGVVRFSKAMKLNPRYVEPFEILEKVGTLAYRLALPPNMSRIHNVFHVSQLRKYISDPSHVLEVEPLIIESNLGEELKYEEVPIRIVDTKNQVLRQRIIPYVNVQ; encoded by the coding sequence atggaaggaaatgtcgATCACAACAttattgggatgaagtgggagaGAAAGCCGTGGTGGGACCCGATCTTGTACAGATGTAAAGTTAAAATTGTCCGAGAAAAGCTTAAAGCAGCTCAAGACCGACAGATGAGCTGGGCAGATCTTAAAAGAAGGCCGGTAGAGTTCAACGTGGGCGAGAAGGCTTATGTGAAAGTCTCGCCTATGAGAGGAGTTGTCCGATTCAGTAAAGCTATGAAGCTGAACCCCCGTTATGTGGAACcctttgaaattttggaaaaagtgggCACACTGGCATACAGATTGGCACTGCCACCAAACATGTCTAGaattcacaatgttttccacgtgTCCCAATTACGGAAATACATCTCGGATCCAAGCCACGTGTTGGAAGTAGAACCGCTCATAATCGAAAGTAACTTGGGAGAAGAGCTGAAGTACGAGGAAGTTCCCATCAGAATCGTGGACACCAAAAACCAAGTACTAAGACAACGAATCATTCCCTACGTCAATGTGCAATGA